One region of Maribacter dokdonensis DSW-8 genomic DNA includes:
- a CDS encoding GrpB family protein: MKRTLNDLTKEDWNTLFPIALVDHNPEWKNIFENEKKRILDKVGNEKILRMEHFGSSSIPSIKSKPYIDIMIEIPKAYLFDENLIEEFTQLGYAHFKVPAREDIEEYSSFGKGYNLDGKKEQIFHIHMCPKDNVMWKQIDFRDYLNTNKKRAKEYENLKLELASKFKNDRGSYVLGKTDFIKETLELIGNN, encoded by the coding sequence ATGAAAAGGACATTAAATGATTTAACTAAAGAGGATTGGAATACACTTTTTCCGATAGCATTGGTGGACCATAATCCTGAATGGAAAAACATTTTTGAAAACGAGAAAAAACGGATTTTAGATAAGGTTGGTAATGAAAAGATTTTACGTATGGAGCATTTTGGGAGTTCATCAATTCCTTCGATAAAATCCAAACCATATATTGATATAATGATTGAAATACCTAAAGCATATTTGTTTGATGAAAATTTAATTGAAGAATTTACGCAGTTGGGCTACGCTCATTTTAAAGTGCCAGCAAGAGAAGATATAGAGGAATATTCATCATTTGGAAAAGGATATAATCTGGACGGCAAAAAGGAACAAATTTTCCATATTCATATGTGCCCGAAAGATAATGTGATGTGGAAACAAATAGATTTTCGAGACTATCTGAATACCAATAAAAAACGAGCGAAAGAGTACGAAAATCTGAAACTTGAGCTAGCCTCTAAATTTAAAAATGATAGAGGTTCTTATGTATTGGGAAAAACCGATTTTATTAAAGAAACATTAGAGTTGATAGGGAACAACTAA
- a CDS encoding MBL fold metallo-hydrolase, with product MKKHILILAVLLFISCADKSTPKQTVQQVKANAIEETAIVVLGNVQDAGSPQIACKKECCADLFEHPDSQRRVVSLGLVDAEHHKSYMFEATPDIAQQMKMLTQFNAKGTNEVVNGIFLTHAHIGHYTGLMYLGKEAMDARETPVYVMPKMEDFLLNNGPWDQLVKRKNVQLHKMVEQVAIQLSDKISVTPIVVPHRDEYSETVGYHIKGPNKSALFIPDIDKWDKWDKNIIEEIQKVDYAFLDATFYSGKEINNRDIGEIPHPLIIESLEKFKELTDMEKSKIVFIHFNHTNPLLNPESEESKFVLEQGFKIGRLNDVFKL from the coding sequence ATGAAAAAGCATATTTTAATTTTAGCGGTATTACTATTTATTTCCTGCGCAGATAAATCAACACCAAAACAGACTGTGCAACAGGTGAAAGCCAATGCTATAGAAGAAACCGCTATTGTGGTTCTTGGCAATGTTCAAGATGCCGGGTCGCCCCAAATTGCTTGTAAAAAAGAATGCTGCGCTGATTTGTTTGAACATCCAGATTCTCAGAGAAGGGTGGTGTCATTAGGCTTGGTAGACGCTGAACATCATAAGTCCTACATGTTTGAAGCTACCCCGGACATTGCCCAACAAATGAAAATGCTAACTCAATTTAATGCAAAGGGCACTAATGAGGTAGTAAACGGAATTTTCTTGACCCACGCACATATTGGTCATTACACAGGTTTAATGTATTTAGGTAAGGAGGCAATGGATGCCCGTGAAACTCCGGTCTATGTTATGCCTAAAATGGAAGATTTCCTTTTGAACAATGGACCTTGGGATCAGCTTGTAAAAAGAAAAAATGTGCAACTGCATAAAATGGTTGAACAGGTTGCTATACAACTATCTGATAAAATAAGTGTAACTCCCATAGTGGTACCACATAGAGATGAGTATTCAGAAACGGTGGGTTATCATATTAAGGGTCCAAATAAAAGTGCACTGTTTATTCCGGATATTGATAAATGGGATAAGTGGGACAAGAATATTATTGAGGAAATACAAAAAGTAGATTATGCATTTTTAGACGCCACATTTTACAGTGGGAAAGAAATTAATAATAGAGATATTGGCGAAATTCCACATCCTCTTATCATTGAAAGTTTAGAGAAGTTTAAAGAGTTGACCGACATGGAAAAAAGCAAGATTGTTTTCATTCATTTTAACCATACCAACCCGTTATTAAATCCGGAAAGCGAAGAAAGTAAATTTGTGCTTGAGCAAGGTTTTAAAATTGGAAGACTTAATGATGTTTTCAAGTTGTAG